The sequence GGAGCGATGGGATAACTGGATTAACTCCCTGCGTGAGGCTGATTTCGAAGGTGGCGATGATGACGAGATGCCTGAAGGATACCAGATGTTGAATGGATTTAATCAGGATATTTGTATTGAAGTATTGAAAATTATCAAACTCTATCAGAATAACCGGTTCTCTAAGGATGAGTCTATGACAAAACTCATCGAGGTAGAGGGGATCATTATGGAACAGGAGGTTGATGAGGATATGATTGAACTCATAGCCCCCATGCACTTCCAGTTACTTGTCCTGTTTGCATCTGCCAAGAAATTCCTTGAGGGTGGTTTTGAAGAGGATATCAAGGCACTTGTCAAAAAAGGGAGGGGTATCGATGAGGAGAACACCGAGGAACTACTTGCCGTTGCAGCTGATATCGGTGCAAACGTTATAAACGGTAAATCATGTTGTGGCAGATACATCAAAGATTCAGAAGATATGGGAGTCTTTGATGAGTGGCTTATACAGATTGAAACCATCAATGAAGCAATGGGTACCCTGAAGAACTTTGATGAGGAAGCAGGCGAAGTTTCGTGATTGCGTCCCGTGCACGACTTCGTTATCATCGTCAGATTGGAAAATTAATCGGATATCGCTTACCTGAGGGTGCATTTCATGGTGCAACCCTCGAAGCCCTCCTTTCAATTCCCTATGACTCATTTGATAGATCAACAAGGGAACAGATAATCACTTTCATCAAGAGTTTTCTCTCATGCAAATGCCAGGACAATCCCTTTTGTGGATGCCCGGAAAGGAAATTTGTCAGAGAAATTATTGAACTTCGGGAATCCGGCCTTGATCATGTGCAAATAAGTCAGTACCTTCGGGACGAGTTTGGTATTGAGATTTATGCCGCAGATATCCTGAGTTATCTTGAGGAAGCAGTACATTTATTAGAAGCAATTCAGGATGTTGCAGATCAGTTTCAGGTTCCAAAAATGCAGGAACTTGTTGAGCTTCATATTCATGCCATTGAAAAAGGAACTCCAGTTATTGTTGACTCTTAAGGTCAATTTTTCATTTTGTGAAAATTTTTTAGAGACTCTTTCGGTCCGTAAGAGACGTACATAACAAAGAGCACCCATAAAAAAGAAAGCCGGAGGTCCGGCCTTTTTTATTTGAATGTTACTCTACAAGAATTGCCAGAGAATAGGTCGTTTCATTGCCAACGGTTTCTTCCCATGGCTGCTTGTAGATACCATCGAAGGTTTGGTTTCCGACTGCAATAGCTTCAATGTACCATTCATGAACGCCCCCAACGCCCACCATACCTTCAGCTGCTGCATCCTGAACATATGTCTCGTTCAGAAGTGCAAGCCCATCAGAGAGAGTTACATTCCATGAATAGCCAGTTGTGGGGTTCTCCGGAAGTTGAACAAATGCAACCTGATTCATGGTCATATTTAGTTCAGTTGTGTTCACATCTGCAGTGACGTTGTACGCCGGCGTGACTATTGCCTCATCAACTACTTCAGATACTGTCTGTTCTTCTGCAATACACCCCGGGATCAGCAGAATCGCTGAAACCAGTAAGAGAAGGAACGTTACAATCCGATCCATATCAGATCAGGTTATCTTACTACCCCAATAAGATGGTGGTATACTCGAATTATTAAAAAAAACACGAAACAAAAACAAAAAGAATTGCCGGTCGAACCGACAATGAATGAAATTTACTCTACGAGGATGTTAAGAGTGTATTCGCTGCCAGTCTCTTCTGAATCTGCCTTCTGCTCTACACCAGAGAAAGCCTGTTCTCCGGCTGCAGCTGCTTCAACAAACCACTGGTGGAAAGCGCCGACTGTGCCCTCTACTGCATCGATGTGGGTGTCGTTTACAATGGTGAGACCTTCAGATGCGGTTACATTCCACTCAAAGTCGGTGGTTTCTGGGAGCTCGATCATGACAACCTGACCAACAGTCATGTTGATGTCAGTGGTGTTCACGTCTGCAGTGACATTGTATGCAAAGATTTCCTCGGTGATCTCTTCGGTCACTTCTTCAACGACCTCTTCACCTGGAAGCTGTGCTGCAACTGCTTCTTCAACAACTTCTTCTAATACAGCGCCTTCAGGGAGAACTTCAGGTGCTACCTGTTCTTCTGCAATACACCCCGGTACCAGCAGGACTGCTGAAACCAGTAAGAGAAGGAACGTTACAATCCGATCCATGTCTCTTTAGGTTACCTCAATAGGGTAATAAGTTAATGGTCCATTTGCAGCAAATTCAGAGGAAAAAGATCTAAGAATCCACGATAACAGTTTTGCTTAAAGCATTTGTGGAGAATCACATTGCGCGTATCTCAAAATCCTAAAATCGTAATGAATTAGGGGACAATTCCCTTTCCTTTGTAAAAAGTATAACTAAACGTCCCATCATCTAAAGCCGAGCGAGAGAGATCTGCTATGCCTTTATTCCATTCTTCTGCTGTGAGAAGACCTGCCGCAATTGCTGGTTCGCGGACACCCTCAATCATTGCTATGAATGTATTTTTTGTAAAACCAGTTACCATCTCAGGCCTTCCAGCATCAGCATACACAAGACGGGGAGACACAGTTACATGATTGAGACCCGATGACACAAGTATTGGATAGAGTTTTCTGCCAATACAGGCATCTCCTCCAGCTCGCTCCTGAAGGATGACCTGACATTGAATCGTTAAAAGTGCCTTTTCAGATTCAGGATGAAAACAGACTGAACCATGATCTCCTTCAATCGCAGTAATGGTGCCTCCAGGTTTTACCATCTGCATCACTTTTCTGATTGCCCCTACAGGATCTGCCAGGTGTTCAAGAACAAAGCAGAACACGGCATGATCAAAGAGACCGAGTGATATATTCGGGCTGAGAATATCGACCTGTTGAAAGATAACATTAGATAGCCCCATTCCATGGATCCTTGTTCTGGCAGAGTCCAAAGATTTTGTTGAGATATCAACCGAAACAAAATCACAGGATGGATTTAGTGTTGCCAGAATACCTGTTTGAGCACCAGTTCCACATCCTGC comes from Methanospirillum hungatei and encodes:
- a CDS encoding DUF2150 family protein, with translation MAPRKKKDSASAQEEAPMKLFYIFYSQERWDNWINSLREADFEGGDDDEMPEGYQMLNGFNQDICIEVLKIIKLYQNNRFSKDESMTKLIEVEGIIMEQEVDEDMIELIAPMHFQLLVLFASAKKFLEGGFEEDIKALVKKGRGIDEENTEELLAVAADIGANVINGKSCCGRYIKDSEDMGVFDEWLIQIETINEAMGTLKNFDEEAGEVS
- a CDS encoding DUF5814 domain-containing protein yields the protein MIASRARLRYHRQIGKLIGYRLPEGAFHGATLEALLSIPYDSFDRSTREQIITFIKSFLSCKCQDNPFCGCPERKFVREIIELRESGLDHVQISQYLRDEFGIEIYAADILSYLEEAVHLLEAIQDVADQFQVPKMQELVELHIHAIEKGTPVIVDS
- a CDS encoding protease inhibitor I42 family protein — its product is MDRIVTFLLLLVSAILLIPGCIAEEQTVSEVVDEAIVTPAYNVTADVNTTELNMTMNQVAFVQLPENPTTGYSWNVTLSDGLALLNETYVQDAAAEGMVGVGGVHEWYIEAIAVGNQTFDGIYKQPWEETVGNETTYSLAILVE
- a CDS encoding protease inhibitor I42 family protein yields the protein MDRIVTFLLLLVSAVLLVPGCIAEEQVAPEVLPEGAVLEEVVEEAVAAQLPGEEVVEEVTEEITEEIFAYNVTADVNTTDINMTVGQVVMIELPETTDFEWNVTASEGLTIVNDTHIDAVEGTVGAFHQWFVEAAAAGEQAFSGVEQKADSEETGSEYTLNILVE
- a CDS encoding methyltransferase domain-containing protein, whose translation is MSQSYVHGYSDREAQRLADQAGTLTHLIHHDSVFPKNSRILEAGCGTGAQTGILATLNPSCDFVSVDISTKSLDSARTRIHGMGLSNVIFQQVDILSPNISLGLFDHAVFCFVLEHLADPVGAIRKVMQMVKPGGTITAIEGDHGSVCFHPESEKALLTIQCQVILQERAGGDACIGRKLYPILVSSGLNHVTVSPRLVYADAGRPEMVTGFTKNTFIAMIEGVREPAIAAGLLTAEEWNKGIADLSRSALDDGTFSYTFYKGKGIVP